The Coleofasciculus sp. FACHB-T130 genome has a segment encoding these proteins:
- the ligA gene encoding NAD-dependent DNA ligase LigA, with the protein MDAVEVTQAVKQRVQELRQLLDKASYAYYVQDAPIMEDAIYDRLYRELQDLEAQYPELVTPDSITQRVGEKPATQFSSVRHNIPLYSLENAFNIQEFAKWQERWRRQVPELNAFEYVAELKIDGSAIALTYENGILVRGTTRGDGIAGEDITQNVRTIRAIPLRLNLESPPTHVEVRGEAFLGLDVFKQINQERQQAGEQLFANPRNAAAGTLRQLDSRIVAKRRLDFFAYTLQIPGKHDAEVARTQWESLELLQQMGFKVNPNRKLCQSLEDVRDYYDEWNTGRLNLPYMTDGVVVKLNSIPLQEQLGFTQKFPRWAVALKYAAEEAPTRVENISINVGRTGALTPLAELQPVQLAGTTVQRATLHNIDYVRSLDIRIGDTVIIHKAGEIIPEVVRVLPELRPEGTQPFQMPTCCPVCNQPVVKPVDEAVTRCVNASCPAILKGALVHWASRNALDINGMGEKLMHQLVDKGVVNSVADLYDLTADRLGTLERMGKKLAQKLVDAIAHSKTQPWSRVLYGLGIRHVGSVNAQTLTQKFTTVEQLATASAANIEAVYGIGPEIAHAVYDWFQVPANQALIDRLKASGLQLAGDIEAPSTESRSVPSPLQGKTFVITGTLPTLKRDEAKALIEKAGGKVTGSVSAKTDYLLVGEDAGSKLEKAEALGITQLSEAELLEIVED; encoded by the coding sequence ATGGATGCTGTGGAAGTGACACAGGCAGTCAAGCAGCGGGTACAGGAACTGCGACAGTTGTTGGACAAAGCTAGTTATGCCTACTATGTCCAGGATGCTCCCATCATGGAGGATGCCATCTATGACCGGCTGTATCGGGAACTGCAAGACTTAGAAGCCCAGTATCCAGAACTGGTAACACCGGACAGCATCACTCAGCGCGTGGGTGAGAAACCGGCAACTCAGTTTTCCTCGGTGCGGCACAATATCCCTCTCTATAGTTTGGAAAATGCCTTTAATATTCAGGAATTTGCCAAATGGCAGGAACGCTGGCGGCGACAAGTCCCCGAACTCAATGCTTTTGAATATGTCGCGGAGTTGAAAATTGATGGTTCTGCGATCGCTCTCACCTATGAAAATGGCATTTTGGTGAGAGGGACGACGCGGGGGGATGGCATCGCGGGGGAAGATATTACTCAGAATGTGCGGACAATTCGCGCTATTCCCTTGCGATTGAATTTAGAAAGCCCTCCCACTCACGTAGAAGTTCGCGGCGAGGCGTTTTTAGGCTTAGATGTGTTTAAGCAAATTAATCAGGAACGGCAGCAAGCTGGCGAGCAGTTATTTGCCAATCCTCGCAATGCAGCGGCGGGAACCTTGCGGCAATTAGACTCTCGGATTGTGGCAAAGCGGCGGCTAGATTTCTTTGCCTATACGTTGCAAATTCCTGGGAAGCATGATGCCGAGGTTGCCCGAACTCAGTGGGAATCGTTGGAATTGCTGCAACAAATGGGATTTAAGGTGAATCCCAATCGCAAGCTTTGCCAGTCTTTAGAAGATGTTCGGGATTATTATGACGAGTGGAATACGGGGCGATTAAATCTACCCTATATGACCGATGGGGTCGTCGTGAAGCTCAATTCGATTCCGCTTCAGGAACAGTTGGGATTTACGCAAAAGTTTCCCCGTTGGGCAGTGGCGCTGAAATACGCGGCGGAAGAGGCACCAACGCGAGTGGAAAATATTTCTATCAATGTGGGGCGAACGGGGGCGCTGACGCCGTTGGCAGAGTTGCAGCCAGTGCAATTAGCTGGGACAACTGTACAAAGAGCCACATTGCACAATATTGATTATGTGCGATCGCTTGATATTCGGATTGGCGATACGGTGATTATCCACAAAGCCGGGGAAATCATTCCCGAAGTGGTGCGCGTACTGCCAGAACTCCGCCCAGAGGGAACTCAACCCTTCCAAATGCCCACCTGTTGCCCGGTGTGCAATCAGCCAGTGGTAAAACCTGTTGATGAGGCGGTAACGCGCTGCGTGAATGCTTCTTGTCCCGCCATTCTCAAAGGGGCGCTGGTTCACTGGGCAAGCCGTAATGCACTGGATATTAACGGCATGGGCGAAAAATTAATGCACCAGTTGGTGGATAAAGGAGTGGTGAATTCGGTTGCAGATTTATACGATTTAACCGCTGATAGGTTGGGAACTTTGGAACGGATGGGTAAGAAGTTAGCCCAGAAATTGGTGGATGCGATCGCGCACTCAAAAACTCAGCCTTGGTCGCGGGTATTATACGGTTTGGGGATTCGTCACGTCGGCAGTGTCAATGCCCAAACTTTAACTCAAAAATTCACCACCGTTGAGCAACTCGCTACGGCATCCGCAGCGAATATTGAAGCAGTGTACGGCATTGGCCCAGAAATTGCCCACGCTGTTTACGACTGGTTTCAAGTCCCGGCGAATCAGGCGTTAATTGACAGACTGAAAGCATCGGGTTTGCAACTCGCCGGTGACATAGAAGCCCCATCCACAGAAAGTAGAAGCGTTCCCTCGCCCCTACAAGGCAAAACCTTTGTGATTACTGGCACATTGCCGACTCTCAAGCGCGACGAGGCGAAAGCGTTGATTGAAAAAGCCGGTGGTAAAGTCACGGGTTCCGTTAGCGCTAAAACCGACTACTTACTGGTAGGGGAAGATGCGGGTTCCAAGTTAGAAAAGGCTGAAGCGTTGGGAATCACCCAACTGAGTGAAGCCGAACTGCTGGAAATCGTCGAAGATTAG
- a CDS encoding DMT family transporter: MPLHASSGRWRLGLALSLVTVFLWGILPIALTVTLQVLDVYTVTWFRFLVSFGLLAIYLAARKQLPPVEKLRSMPLGLLAIAILFLAANYILFLQGLHQTSPANAQVLIQLAPVLMGLGGLVVFKERYTLRQWAGLSVLTLGFALFFHEQLANLITAQGKYLIGCGLIFFAAVTWAIYALAQKQLLQKLPSSNIMLLIYGGCAILFSPFAAPQPILTLNPLHLGMLLFCALNTIIAYGAFAESLEHWEASRVSAVLATTPIVTLISVSAVSRFLPTLIAPERLTVLGVVGAIFVISGSIAIALGKAR; encoded by the coding sequence ATGCCACTTCACGCTAGTTCCGGTAGATGGCGATTAGGGCTAGCCTTATCGCTTGTAACTGTATTTTTGTGGGGAATTCTGCCCATTGCCTTGACGGTAACGCTACAGGTACTCGATGTTTACACCGTCACTTGGTTTCGCTTTTTGGTATCCTTTGGGCTGCTAGCCATTTATTTAGCCGCACGCAAGCAACTACCACCTGTCGAAAAATTGCGCTCAATGCCGCTGGGGTTGTTAGCGATCGCTATCTTATTTTTAGCAGCTAATTACATTCTTTTCCTACAAGGTTTACACCAAACTTCACCCGCTAACGCCCAAGTTCTCATTCAACTCGCTCCAGTTTTAATGGGTTTAGGAGGATTGGTTGTTTTCAAAGAACGTTATACCCTGCGTCAATGGGCGGGCTTAAGCGTCCTCACCTTAGGTTTTGCGCTGTTCTTTCACGAACAATTAGCCAACTTAATTACAGCACAAGGCAAATATTTAATCGGCTGCGGATTAATCTTTTTTGCAGCAGTAACCTGGGCGATTTATGCTTTAGCTCAGAAGCAGCTTTTGCAAAAATTACCGTCTTCAAATATTATGCTGCTGATTTATGGAGGCTGTGCGATTTTGTTTAGCCCATTTGCGGCACCTCAACCCATTCTGACGCTGAATCCTTTACATTTAGGAATGCTGCTTTTCTGTGCTTTGAATACCATCATCGCTTACGGTGCTTTTGCTGAATCTTTGGAACACTGGGAAGCATCGCGAGTAAGTGCAGTCTTAGCAACAACTCCCATTGTCACTTTAATCTCTGTATCAGCAGTTTCAAGGTTTTTACCAACCCTAATTGCCCCAGAACGCCTCACTGTTTTAGGAGTCGTAGGGGCAATTTTTGTAATATCTGGTTCGATAGCGATCGCCTTAGGGAAAGCCCGTTGA
- a CDS encoding serine/threonine-protein kinase, whose translation MSNSSHTSSPRPRYQTLRELGRNRAGGRITYLAKDNVTEQSVILKRFLFAQVGSEWSGFKAYEREIQVLRGLDHPGIPRYLDSFETPSGFCMVQEHKDALPLSSPRSFDPDDIQKIAASVLEILVYLQNRIPSVIHRDIKPENILVDEQLNVYLVDFGLARIGSGEMAMSSVAAGTFGFMAPEQIYNRQLNEATDLYGLGATLICLLTGTKSTAIDTLFDEDGRLNFKPLLPKLSLRFVDWLSKMVEPKAKDRFPNATAALEALKPIYVNRLPEVKFSQLALELKTTQLGEKLTQTVRVNNSVPDTLLEGTWEVAPHDSDPRYSNSHAWISFEPATFKGNHADCKITVNTNKLMADKTYSRQILLHTNSSPETYPLTITVRTTLLETPKPPYISMALLLGIALAMTGFWTGAIAWMVAILFKFTSWTSVAIFEVGVIAVFLAWFSAGTLLAAVGIRTVLGIKIAAWLTTVTMLVVLLSSGFLPAAITALGTLAGLVIGFLNGAVIKNYKERGFPEKIAIGSALLITGFGMSLGTGFNIGFFNFFLFLSLLGTSLSLAAIMYYPYQQREKLMANYRHATQTRRLIKP comes from the coding sequence ATGAGCAACTCCTCACACACTTCGAGTCCCCGTCCCCGCTATCAGACCCTTCGAGAACTTGGGCGCAATCGCGCCGGGGGTCGCATCACTTATCTGGCAAAGGATAACGTCACAGAACAGTCAGTCATCCTGAAGCGATTTCTATTTGCCCAAGTTGGGTCTGAATGGTCGGGTTTTAAAGCTTACGAGCGCGAGATTCAAGTCTTGCGAGGACTCGATCATCCGGGAATTCCCCGTTATCTCGATTCTTTTGAAACCCCATCTGGCTTTTGTATGGTGCAGGAGCATAAAGACGCCCTGCCTTTATCCTCTCCGCGCAGTTTTGACCCGGATGACATCCAGAAAATTGCTGCTTCTGTCCTAGAAATTCTTGTTTATTTACAAAATCGGATTCCATCTGTAATTCATCGGGATATTAAACCTGAAAATATCCTCGTAGACGAACAACTAAATGTTTATCTGGTGGATTTTGGCTTAGCTCGAATTGGCAGTGGGGAAATGGCAATGAGCAGCGTCGCCGCCGGGACATTTGGGTTTATGGCACCCGAACAGATATACAACCGCCAGCTAAACGAAGCGACAGATTTATATGGTTTAGGCGCAACACTCATTTGCTTATTAACTGGGACAAAATCAACGGCAATTGACACCTTATTTGATGAAGATGGTCGCCTTAATTTCAAGCCGCTGCTTCCCAAGCTGAGCCTGCGTTTTGTGGATTGGCTCTCAAAAATGGTCGAACCCAAAGCAAAAGACCGTTTCCCTAATGCTACGGCTGCTTTGGAAGCTCTCAAGCCGATTTATGTTAATCGTTTACCGGAAGTTAAATTTAGCCAACTGGCTCTGGAATTAAAAACAACACAACTAGGCGAAAAATTAACTCAAACCGTTAGGGTTAATAATTCCGTGCCAGACACTTTGCTAGAAGGGACTTGGGAAGTAGCCCCCCACGACAGCGATCCGCGCTATTCCAATTCTCATGCTTGGATTTCCTTTGAACCAGCCACATTTAAGGGTAATCATGCTGATTGCAAAATCACCGTGAATACAAATAAGTTGATGGCAGATAAAACCTATAGTCGTCAGATTTTATTACACACCAATTCTTCCCCAGAAACTTACCCGCTCACGATTACAGTTCGCACAACTCTGCTTGAAACTCCAAAGCCGCCTTATATTTCAATGGCTTTGCTATTAGGAATTGCTTTAGCAATGACTGGATTTTGGACAGGTGCGATCGCTTGGATGGTCGCAATTCTATTCAAATTTACCTCTTGGACATCTGTAGCAATTTTTGAAGTTGGAGTAATCGCGGTATTTTTGGCTTGGTTTAGCGCCGGAACTCTACTGGCAGCAGTTGGCATCAGAACTGTGCTAGGCATAAAGATTGCAGCTTGGTTGACCACTGTGACAATGTTAGTTGTTTTGTTGTCATCAGGGTTCTTACCGGCGGCGATTACTGCCTTGGGAACCTTGGCAGGTCTAGTAATTGGCTTCCTAAATGGGGCAGTAATTAAAAATTATAAAGAAAGGGGATTTCCTGAAAAGATTGCCATTGGCAGCGCACTTTTAATAACAGGTTTCGGCATGAGCTTAGGGACAGGATTCAATATCGGCTTCTTCAATTTCTTTCTGTTTTTATCCTTACTAGGAACCAGTTTATCCTTAGCTGCTATCATGTATTATCCATATCAACAGCGAGAAAAACTGATGGCTAACTATCGCCATGCAACACAAACTAGGCGTCTGATTAAGCCATAG
- the dusB gene encoding tRNA dihydrouridine synthase DusB → MVTLSPTLQSRLSTPLKIGSFEVRSRVLQSPLSGVTDMVFRRLVRRHAPDSMMYTEMVNATGLHYVKELPKIMEVDPNERPISIQLFDCRPDFLAEAAVMAVEEGADTVDINMGCPVNKITKNGGGSSLLRQPEVAEAIVRAVVKAVNVPVTVKTRIGWTDKEINILDFAKRMEDAGAQMITVHGRTRSQGYTGPAKWEWIGKVKEILSIPVIANGDMFSVEAAVKCLEQTGADGVMCSRGTLGYPFLVGEIDYFLKTGQEKTPPTPIQRLECAKEHLQALWEYKGDRGIRQARKHMTWYAKGFAGAAELRGHLAVIENLEQGLETIDRAIERLANSTWQEVEQEELALVEV, encoded by the coding sequence ATGGTTACTCTTTCTCCTACTCTGCAATCCCGACTCTCGACACCGCTGAAAATTGGCTCTTTTGAAGTCAGAAGCCGGGTTTTACAATCGCCCCTCTCTGGCGTTACCGATATGGTGTTTCGTCGCTTGGTGCGTCGCCATGCACCTGACTCGATGATGTACACCGAGATGGTGAACGCGACGGGACTCCATTACGTGAAGGAACTCCCCAAGATTATGGAGGTAGATCCGAACGAAAGACCGATTAGCATTCAGTTGTTTGACTGTCGCCCCGATTTCTTGGCAGAAGCGGCTGTAATGGCTGTGGAAGAGGGCGCTGATACGGTTGATATCAACATGGGATGCCCGGTCAACAAAATTACCAAAAATGGTGGCGGTTCTTCGTTGTTGCGGCAACCAGAGGTCGCTGAGGCAATTGTCCGGGCGGTCGTGAAGGCGGTGAATGTGCCGGTGACGGTGAAAACCCGCATCGGTTGGACAGATAAGGAAATTAATATTCTGGACTTTGCCAAACGGATGGAAGATGCGGGGGCGCAAATGATTACAGTCCACGGTCGCACCCGTTCCCAAGGTTACACTGGTCCTGCCAAGTGGGAGTGGATTGGGAAAGTGAAGGAAATTCTCTCGATTCCAGTGATTGCCAATGGCGATATGTTTTCCGTGGAAGCGGCGGTGAAGTGTTTGGAACAAACCGGCGCAGATGGGGTGATGTGTTCGCGGGGAACTCTGGGTTATCCCTTTTTAGTGGGAGAAATTGACTATTTCCTAAAAACTGGGCAAGAAAAGACGCCACCAACGCCGATACAACGGTTGGAATGTGCCAAAGAACATCTGCAAGCTTTGTGGGAATATAAAGGCGATCGCGGCATTCGGCAGGCACGAAAACACATGACTTGGTATGCCAAGGGTTTTGCCGGTGCTGCGGAGTTGCGCGGACATCTAGCGGTGATCGAAAACCTTGAGCAGGGGTTGGAGACGATCGATCGGGCGATTGAACGACTGGCTAATTCTACTTGGCAGGAGGTTGAACAAGAGGAGTTAGCATTGGTGGAAGTTTGA
- a CDS encoding ADP-ribosylglycohydrolase family protein, with product MGRASGCLFGLAFGDALGAVTEFLNVEEILRRFPPQGPQQPMGNPACVTDDTQMTLAVGEALLEVTSPFLADNLEPPLRRAFIDWWCSPDNNRAPGRTCLNACANLATDLPWQQATVANSKGCGANMRVAPVGLVKNLNETTRAAIAQFQAALTHGHPTALAASDLTARAIADLVAGGDPKGLPSRLRAYAEEQRSIYHANWLGLLWQRPSINTPEEFISRGWDECLSILDRLDAALAEPNRDADPCLATGEGWIAEEAFATGLLCFLLFPEEPVAALRRAALTAGDSDSIACLTGAFAGAYLGMAAWPEDWVSRIEYRDRLATLGNRWDEEATSDASRPQVPLS from the coding sequence ATGGGCCGTGCTTCTGGATGCCTGTTTGGTTTAGCTTTTGGTGACGCGCTTGGTGCCGTAACTGAGTTTCTCAATGTTGAGGAGATCCTGCGCCGCTTCCCACCCCAAGGGCCGCAGCAACCAATGGGCAATCCGGCTTGCGTTACAGATGACACGCAGATGACTTTAGCGGTTGGAGAGGCACTCCTAGAAGTAACGTCGCCTTTTCTCGCTGACAACTTAGAGCCGCCTCTGCGCCGCGCCTTTATCGACTGGTGGTGCAGCCCCGACAATAACCGGGCACCGGGAAGAACTTGTCTAAATGCCTGCGCTAACTTGGCGACTGACCTGCCGTGGCAGCAGGCAACGGTGGCAAACTCAAAGGGTTGTGGAGCCAATATGCGGGTGGCACCCGTGGGACTCGTCAAGAATTTGAACGAAACGACCCGCGCCGCGATCGCTCAGTTCCAGGCAGCTTTGACCCACGGGCACCCCACCGCTCTTGCCGCCTCAGATTTAACTGCTAGAGCGATCGCTGACCTGGTAGCGGGTGGCGATCCCAAAGGGCTACCTTCTCGACTTCGCGCCTATGCTGAGGAGCAACGCTCGATCTACCATGCCAACTGGCTGGGGTTGCTCTGGCAACGTCCCTCTATCAATACACCAGAGGAATTTATCAGTCGTGGCTGGGATGAATGTTTGTCCATCCTTGATCGTCTGGATGCCGCCTTGGCAGAACCGAACCGGGATGCAGACCCCTGTTTAGCAACGGGGGAAGGATGGATCGCAGAAGAAGCCTTTGCCACAGGTCTACTGTGCTTTCTACTGTTTCCTGAAGAGCCAGTAGCGGCGCTCCGGCGTGCGGCACTCACCGCAGGCGATTCAGACTCTATCGCCTGCCTCACGGGTGCTTTCGCCGGAGCCTATTTAGGGATGGCAGCATGGCCCGAAGATTGGGTAAGCCGCATCGAGTACCGCGATCGCTTAGCAACACTGGGCAACCGATGGGATGAGGAAGCAACTTCAGATGCCAGTCGCCCTCAGGTGCCGTTATCGTGA
- the dnaK gene encoding molecular chaperone DnaK, with amino-acid sequence MAKVVGIDLGTTNSCVAVMEGGKPTVIANAEGFRTTPSVVAFAKNGDRLVGQIAKRQSVMNPENTFYSVKRFIGRKFEEITHEATEVSYKVLRDSNGNVKLDCPAQSKQFAPEEISAQVLRKLVDDASKYLGETVTQAVITVPAYFNDSQRQATKDAGKIAGIDVMRIINEPTAASLAYGLERKANETILVFDLGGGTFDVSILEMGDGVFEVLATSGDTHLGGDDFDKKIVDYLAEEFRKSEGIDLRKDRQALQRLTEAAEKAKIELSSVTQAEINLPFITATQDGPKHLDMTLTRAQFEGLCADLIDRCRIPVENALRDAKQDKSAINEVVLVGGSTRIPAVQELVKRVLGKEPNQTVNPDEVVAIGAAIQAGVLTGEAGTEGLLLLDVTPLSLGVETLGGVMTKIIPRNTTIPTKKSEVFSTAVDNQTNVEIKILQGEREMAANNKELGIFRLDGIPLAPRGMPQIEVTFDIDANGILNVTAKDRGTGKEQSISITGASTLPQNEVERMVKEAEQNASTDRERREKIDRKNQADSLVYQAEKQMADLGDKVPAADKSKVDGLVKDLRDAIAKEDDDRIKTLTTELQQALYTIGTNIYQQAGGAGAAPGDGTGTPGGGGSSQSTGTGDDVIDADFTESK; translated from the coding sequence ATGGCAAAAGTAGTTGGAATTGACTTAGGTACGACAAACTCCTGCGTAGCAGTGATGGAAGGTGGTAAACCCACCGTGATCGCTAACGCAGAAGGTTTTCGGACAACCCCCTCTGTCGTAGCATTTGCCAAAAATGGCGATCGCTTAGTGGGTCAAATCGCCAAGCGTCAATCGGTGATGAACCCCGAAAACACCTTCTATTCGGTAAAGCGTTTTATCGGACGCAAGTTTGAAGAAATCACCCACGAAGCCACCGAAGTTTCTTACAAAGTGCTGCGCGATAGCAACGGCAACGTTAAGCTAGACTGCCCCGCTCAGAGCAAGCAGTTTGCACCAGAAGAAATTTCTGCCCAAGTGCTTCGCAAGCTGGTGGATGATGCCAGCAAGTACCTTGGAGAGACCGTTACCCAAGCTGTAATCACCGTTCCCGCTTACTTCAACGACTCCCAGCGCCAAGCTACCAAAGATGCTGGTAAGATTGCCGGGATTGATGTAATGCGGATTATCAACGAGCCGACCGCCGCTTCCTTGGCATACGGACTCGAAAGAAAGGCCAACGAAACCATTCTGGTATTTGACCTGGGTGGCGGTACCTTCGACGTATCCATCCTGGAAATGGGCGATGGCGTATTTGAAGTGTTAGCGACCTCTGGCGACACTCACCTGGGTGGTGACGACTTCGACAAGAAAATCGTTGATTACTTAGCCGAAGAATTCAGAAAATCTGAAGGCATTGACCTCCGCAAAGACCGTCAAGCCCTCCAGCGTCTCACCGAAGCCGCTGAAAAAGCCAAGATTGAGTTATCTAGCGTCACACAAGCGGAAATCAACCTGCCATTTATCACCGCTACCCAGGATGGTCCAAAGCACCTGGATATGACCCTGACTCGCGCTCAGTTTGAAGGACTCTGCGCTGACTTGATCGATCGCTGCCGCATTCCTGTGGAGAACGCCCTGCGCGACGCCAAGCAAGACAAGAGTGCAATTAATGAAGTCGTGCTGGTCGGTGGTTCTACCCGGATTCCTGCCGTACAAGAACTGGTGAAGCGGGTTTTGGGCAAAGAACCCAATCAAACCGTCAACCCGGATGAAGTGGTAGCTATCGGTGCCGCAATTCAAGCCGGTGTCCTCACAGGTGAAGCTGGAACTGAAGGACTGTTGCTACTCGACGTTACCCCGCTGTCTTTGGGTGTGGAAACCCTCGGTGGCGTGATGACCAAGATTATCCCCCGCAACACCACGATTCCTACCAAGAAGTCTGAGGTCTTCTCTACTGCTGTAGATAATCAGACCAACGTAGAAATCAAGATTCTGCAAGGCGAACGGGAGATGGCGGCGAACAACAAAGAGTTGGGGATCTTCCGTCTGGATGGAATTCCTCTGGCTCCTCGTGGAATGCCACAAATTGAAGTTACCTTCGATATTGACGCCAACGGTATCCTGAACGTCACCGCTAAGGATCGCGGTACTGGTAAAGAGCAATCAATCAGCATCACGGGTGCTTCCACCCTGCCCCAAAACGAAGTGGAGCGGATGGTTAAGGAAGCCGAACAAAATGCCTCCACTGACCGGGAGCGTCGTGAGAAGATTGACCGCAAGAACCAAGCTGACTCCCTCGTGTACCAAGCTGAGAAGCAAATGGCTGACTTGGGCGACAAGGTTCCCGCTGCTGACAAGAGCAAAGTCGATGGATTGGTCAAAGACCTGCGCGATGCGATCGCTAAAGAAGACGATGATCGCATCAAGACGCTCACCACAGAGCTACAGCAGGCTCTCTACACCATCGGCACGAACATCTATCAACAAGCAGGCGGCGCAGGTGCAGCTCCTGGCGATGGCACCGGCACCCCTGGTGGTGGTGGTTCCAGTCAGTCCACTGGTACTGGGGATGATGTAATTGATGCTGATTTTACGGAAAGCAAGTAA
- a CDS encoding HhoA/HhoB/HtrA family serine endopeptidase, translating into MSLLVKQLTTYLALLAIGGGAGIYASRHFAADNPSVEGRIPSAIPAALQQISPPQNRAPQENLNFIAEAAEKVGPAVVRIDAARTVSQDIPDTFRSPFFRRFFGNETPVPEERVERGTGSGFILSADGRLMTNAHVVAGSDKVKVTLKDGRTMEGRVVGADPVTDVAVVKIDATKLPTVRLGDSNNLIPGQWAIAIGNPLGLDNTVTVGIVSATGRSSSQVGVPDKRVRFIQTDAAINPGNSGGPLLNARGEVIGINTAIRANAQGLGFAIPIETAERVANQLFSKGRVEHPYMGIQMVTLTPELKDDINKDNEAGFKVTQDKGVVIVRVVKNSPAERAGLRAGDVIQKVGGQAVASADQVQERVEASSVGSRLEVEVNRSGRTETVQVQPGAFPVE; encoded by the coding sequence ATGAGTTTACTTGTCAAACAGCTGACCACTTATCTAGCTTTGCTGGCTATCGGCGGTGGTGCAGGAATATATGCCAGTCGCCATTTCGCAGCAGACAACCCCAGTGTCGAAGGCAGAATCCCATCAGCGATTCCAGCCGCGCTACAGCAAATCTCCCCGCCCCAGAATCGCGCTCCCCAAGAGAACCTGAATTTTATTGCCGAAGCAGCCGAAAAAGTTGGCCCTGCTGTCGTGCGAATTGATGCGGCTCGTACCGTATCGCAGGACATTCCAGATACTTTCAGAAGCCCGTTTTTCCGACGATTTTTTGGGAACGAAACGCCGGTTCCGGAAGAACGGGTGGAACGAGGTACCGGATCTGGCTTCATTCTCAGTGCTGATGGTCGCTTAATGACAAATGCCCACGTTGTCGCGGGGTCAGATAAGGTCAAGGTGACGCTCAAAGATGGTCGGACGATGGAAGGTCGAGTGGTGGGAGCCGATCCGGTTACGGATGTGGCAGTTGTCAAAATTGATGCGACAAAGTTGCCGACGGTACGCTTGGGAGACTCGAATAACTTAATACCGGGACAGTGGGCGATCGCAATTGGCAATCCCCTCGGTCTAGATAACACGGTGACGGTGGGTATCGTCAGCGCGACGGGTCGCTCCAGTTCGCAGGTAGGTGTCCCGGATAAGCGAGTCAGATTTATCCAAACCGATGCCGCTATCAACCCCGGTAACTCTGGTGGCCCCTTGTTAAATGCCAGGGGTGAAGTGATTGGGATTAATACAGCCATTCGCGCGAATGCTCAAGGACTCGGTTTTGCCATCCCGATTGAAACCGCCGAACGAGTCGCCAATCAGCTATTTAGCAAAGGTCGCGTCGAGCATCCCTACATGGGAATTCAAATGGTAACGCTGACGCCGGAACTAAAAGACGACATTAACAAAGACAATGAGGCAGGCTTCAAAGTTACGCAGGATAAAGGCGTTGTCATCGTTCGGGTGGTCAAAAACTCACCCGCAGAACGCGCTGGCTTGCGTGCAGGAGATGTGATCCAGAAAGTTGGCGGTCAAGCGGTCGCAAGTGCCGATCAAGTGCAAGAACGGGTAGAAGCGAGTAGCGTCGGCTCCAGATTAGAAGTAGAGGTCAACCGTAGCGGTCGGACTGAAACTGTCCAAGTACAACCTGGTGCCTTCCCCGTGGAATAG